The Methanothrix soehngenii GP6 genome has a window encoding:
- a CDS encoding 30S ribosomal protein S7, with amino-acid sequence MKVFGKWENIETEVLDPGVRGYMNLAPKAVMHSGGKHAKQQFKKSEQHIVERLVNKMMRKEKNTGKKLKAYAIVEGAFDIIAKKTKENPLTVLGQAIANAGPREEVVRLKYGGITVPKAVDTAPQRRVDTALMFIAKGAHAASFKKTKTAEAALADEIIAAANRDVKSYAINHKDSVERVAKAAR; translated from the coding sequence ATGAAGGTATTCGGCAAATGGGAGAATATTGAGACAGAGGTCCTGGATCCCGGAGTGAGAGGATACATGAACCTTGCGCCAAAAGCGGTCATGCACTCCGGCGGAAAGCATGCAAAGCAGCAGTTCAAGAAGTCTGAGCAGCATATCGTCGAGCGTCTGGTCAATAAGATGATGCGCAAGGAGAAGAACACCGGCAAGAAGCTCAAAGCTTATGCCATAGTGGAAGGGGCCTTTGACATCATCGCCAAAAAGACCAAGGAGAATCCCCTTACCGTTCTGGGCCAGGCCATTGCCAACGCCGGGCCGCGGGAAGAGGTCGTGCGTCTCAAGTACGGCGGCATAACTGTGCCCAAAGCAGTGGACACCGCACCTCAGAGAAGGGTGGACACCGCACTGATGTTTATCGCCAAGGGCGCTCACGCTGCCTCATTCAAGAAGACCAAGACTGCAGAGGCGGCCCTGGCCGATGAGATCATCGCTGCTGCTAACCGCGATGTTAAGAGCTACGCCATAAACCACAAGGACAGCGTGGAGCGCGTGGCCAAAGCAGCAAGATAA
- a CDS encoding class I SAM-dependent methyltransferase, protein MKSWDSDYSTRGRLWGGGVRNLPDLPEGTRVLELGCGDGKTLSAMPRSWSIVALDISLPALRLCSRSHPQSDLILANAERLPFKSESFDGVFAYHVAGHLFLPGRRALASEVSRVLKSGGKLFFREFGWLDMRMGEGQEVEEATFLRGSGIITHYFTESETSELFCRLVPASIESNCWNMRVRGRYLVRSQIEAIFLKGWE, encoded by the coding sequence ATGAAGTCCTGGGATAGTGACTACTCTACCCGGGGTCGGCTCTGGGGAGGTGGAGTCCGCAACCTGCCCGATCTGCCCGAGGGGACCCGTGTCCTGGAGCTGGGCTGCGGAGACGGCAAGACCCTCTCCGCTATGCCTCGCAGCTGGAGTATCGTTGCCCTGGACATATCTCTTCCTGCCCTGCGCCTGTGCAGTAGATCCCATCCCCAATCCGATCTGATCCTGGCCAATGCTGAAAGACTCCCATTCAAAAGTGAGAGCTTCGACGGCGTATTCGCCTACCATGTGGCCGGCCACCTCTTCCTGCCGGGGCGCAGGGCCCTCGCCAGCGAGGTTTCGAGGGTGCTCAAATCCGGTGGAAAGCTGTTCTTTCGGGAGTTTGGATGGCTCGATATGCGTATGGGCGAAGGCCAGGAGGTGGAAGAAGCTACATTCCTGCGGGGTTCTGGGATAATCACCCATTACTTCACTGAATCTGAGACCAGTGAGCTATTCTGCCGGCTGGTGCCCGCTTCGATCGAGAGCAACTGCTGGAATATGCGAGTGAGAGGAAGGTATCTGGTTCGATCCCAGATAGAAGCGATCTTTCTTAAGGGCTGGGAATAG
- a CDS encoding ABC transporter permease has product MDPNSPHLLNPLPLTIALRHVIRRRRQTFLSVLAVALAVSISIIFSSLINGQQQILTNLVEEKLPHVVVEPREGEDFIHLYNSLLDRIVSQPGLRSTAASLSTPATLSRKDKTKNALLKGADPLDIDKIYKIQGSLVRGDFVSVQQDRNAAIGVKLADSLELKLGDKLLATFPRSRSTDLTVAAIFQTGTPLDDRVAFVSLDTARNFRDEGDVINAVEISLNDIRQSVSLAGLISSWGYNARSWEEKNPEIMRAINIGGFWTRLSILLFMVVAFFGVASIMNLMVVEKTKEIGMLMAMGARTKDIRNIFLAESSLLGLIGAAAGSLLGLAGIYYLGRVPFEVAAGGSVITTLPLILNPWDILLLNIVVVALSMVAALYPARKASRIDPVIALRGG; this is encoded by the coding sequence ATGGATCCGAATTCTCCCCATCTTCTAAACCCACTTCCCCTGACCATAGCCCTGCGGCATGTGATTCGGAGAAGGCGACAGACGTTCCTCTCCGTCCTGGCGGTCGCCCTGGCGGTAAGCATATCCATAATCTTCTCTTCACTCATCAACGGCCAGCAGCAGATACTCACCAATCTCGTGGAGGAGAAGCTGCCTCATGTGGTGGTCGAGCCAAGAGAGGGAGAGGATTTCATTCATCTCTATAACAGCCTGCTGGATCGGATCGTCTCCCAGCCGGGCCTGAGGTCCACTGCTGCTTCCCTCTCCACCCCGGCCACTCTCTCCCGCAAGGATAAGACCAAGAATGCCCTGTTAAAAGGAGCTGATCCTCTAGATATAGATAAGATATACAAGATTCAAGGGTCCCTGGTCCGGGGCGATTTTGTCAGCGTTCAGCAGGACCGAAATGCAGCGATCGGGGTGAAGCTGGCCGATTCTTTGGAACTGAAGCTGGGGGATAAGCTCTTGGCCACCTTTCCCAGGTCCCGCAGCACCGATCTGACGGTGGCAGCGATCTTCCAGACCGGCACTCCCTTAGACGATCGGGTGGCCTTTGTCTCTTTAGACACCGCCCGCAACTTCAGGGATGAAGGGGATGTGATAAATGCGGTGGAGATAAGCCTGAACGACATCCGCCAGTCAGTGAGCCTGGCCGGCCTGATCTCCTCATGGGGTTACAACGCCAGGAGCTGGGAGGAGAAGAACCCGGAGATCATGCGGGCGATAAACATCGGCGGGTTCTGGACCAGGCTTTCCATACTGCTCTTCATGGTGGTGGCATTCTTCGGCGTGGCCAGCATCATGAACCTGATGGTGGTGGAAAAGACAAAGGAGATCGGCATGCTCATGGCCATGGGAGCGAGAACAAAGGACATTCGCAATATCTTTCTGGCGGAGAGCAGCCTCTTGGGCCTGATCGGCGCAGCAGCAGGATCCCTTCTGGGCCTTGCGGGGATCTATTATCTGGGACGGGTCCCTTTCGAAGTCGCTGCCGGGGGAAGCGTGATCACCACCCTTCCTCTCATCCTGAACCCCTGGGATATCCTGCTCCTCAATATTGTAGTGGTAGCTCTGAGCATGGTGGCTGCGCTTTATCCGGCCAGAAAGGCCTCCAGAATCGATCCGGTCATAGCCCTGAGAGGGGGATAG
- a CDS encoding ABC transporter permease, whose amino-acid sequence MFELDVALRHIVTNRRGTAFTLISVAIAVAIIIMSLGLTESVSSQIIENTVNKNPHILIGPKESESYINMYRSLSDQVGSYPGVLAVSPRLVGQGAARFQDNVQSVEFVGVDPALEDRLMSVQESTISGNFSDLRFNNRGAFLGVELARNLNIREGGDFYLYLKNDSLRLKMIGILQKDTVKDETLVYLSLSTAQELVAEGDVVSEIGVKLADYTRAPAMAKKLNDASRYKATSWQDFSREIARFVGNQGVTNILFYMFILLISAFVIANTTIMVVSKRRREIGILMAMGAKRRSILMIFLLENMLISLPAGILGAVLGYAAAWAITLLPLNVTSAAAGEGIVIAARPEYFVIALAFALSLNFVSGLYPAYSAARLDPVEAIGSE is encoded by the coding sequence ATGTTCGAGCTGGATGTGGCCCTGCGGCATATAGTGACCAATAGGAGAGGCACTGCCTTTACCCTGATCTCGGTAGCCATTGCAGTGGCGATAATCATCATGTCCCTGGGTCTGACTGAGAGCGTAAGCAGCCAGATCATCGAGAATACAGTGAACAAGAATCCTCATATTCTGATCGGCCCAAAGGAGAGCGAGAGCTACATCAACATGTACCGTTCCCTGTCTGATCAGGTCGGATCCTATCCCGGAGTGCTCGCCGTCTCCCCGAGGCTGGTCGGGCAGGGGGCGGCCCGCTTTCAGGATAATGTGCAATCGGTGGAGTTTGTAGGGGTCGATCCCGCCCTTGAGGACCGGCTGATGAGCGTTCAGGAGTCCACGATCTCCGGGAACTTCTCCGACCTCAGATTCAATAACAGGGGCGCTTTTCTAGGAGTTGAGCTGGCCAGGAATCTGAACATCAGAGAGGGCGGGGACTTTTATCTCTACCTCAAGAACGACTCCCTTCGACTGAAGATGATAGGCATACTGCAGAAGGATACAGTCAAGGACGAGACCCTGGTCTACCTCTCCCTGAGCACCGCCCAGGAGCTGGTGGCCGAGGGGGATGTGGTATCTGAGATCGGGGTGAAGCTCGCGGACTATACCCGAGCCCCGGCCATGGCCAAAAAGCTAAATGATGCTAGCCGGTACAAGGCCACCAGCTGGCAGGACTTCAGCCGAGAGATAGCCAGGTTCGTGGGAAACCAGGGAGTCACCAACATTCTCTTCTACATGTTCATCCTTTTAATATCAGCCTTCGTCATAGCCAATACGACGATAATGGTGGTGAGCAAACGGAGACGGGAGATAGGCATTCTAATGGCCATGGGGGCGAAAAGGCGCTCCATACTGATGATATTCTTGCTGGAGAACATGCTCATCAGCCTGCCGGCTGGGATCCTGGGGGCGGTTTTGGGCTATGCTGCTGCTTGGGCGATAACTCTTCTCCCCCTGAATGTGACAAGCGCAGCAGCAGGAGAGGGGATCGTTATAGCCGCCAGGCCGGAGTACTTCGTCATAGCCCTGGCCTTCGCCCTGTCCCTCAACTTCGTCTCCGGGCTCTATCCAGCATACTCAGCGGCACGGCTCGACCCGGTGGAGGCGATTGGCAGTGAATAA
- a CDS encoding ABC transporter ATP-binding protein: MNNRDDDIIVLKDLSKIYGNGVEVRALDGVSVKIKAGEFVAIVGPSGSGKSTLLNMIGLLDTPSSGHIFLKGIDVSRASPDERARLRNQELGFVFQYHHLIPEFTAVENVMMPMLIANKSKTEAHKRGEELLRAVGLGDRLHSRPNQLSGGQNQRVAVARALANNPSIVIGDELTGNLDTKSSELIYNLLRELNQKINQTFILVTHDMTLAEKTDRILRIVDGKIVCEMRRKDDGFVASDLCVMGEDDGKVVQISREN; encoded by the coding sequence GTGAATAACAGGGATGATGACATAATTGTGCTGAAGGATCTATCCAAGATCTACGGAAACGGGGTGGAGGTCCGCGCCCTGGATGGGGTGAGCGTGAAGATCAAAGCAGGAGAGTTCGTGGCCATCGTCGGCCCAAGCGGCAGCGGTAAAAGCACCTTGCTCAATATGATCGGCCTCTTGGATACCCCGAGCTCCGGCCATATCTTCCTCAAGGGGATCGATGTCAGCCGAGCCAGCCCGGATGAGCGCGCCCGTCTGCGAAACCAGGAGCTTGGATTCGTCTTTCAGTACCACCATCTGATCCCGGAGTTCACCGCAGTGGAGAATGTGATGATGCCCATGCTCATCGCCAATAAGAGCAAGACCGAGGCCCATAAGCGGGGGGAGGAGCTGCTCAGAGCCGTCGGCCTGGGGGACCGATTGCACAGCCGGCCCAATCAACTATCCGGCGGCCAGAACCAGCGGGTAGCAGTTGCCCGGGCCCTGGCCAATAATCCCTCCATCGTCATAGGCGATGAGCTGACTGGAAACCTGGACACCAAATCCTCTGAGCTCATATACAATCTGCTTCGAGAGCTGAACCAGAAGATCAACCAGACATTCATCCTGGTGACCCATGACATGACCCTGGCGGAGAAGACAGATCGCATATTGAGGATCGTGGATGGGAAGATCGTATGCGAGATGAGGCGAAAGGATGACGGCTTTGTTGCCAGCGATCTGTGCGTGATGGGCGAGGATGATGGCAAGGTCGTTCAGATCTCCAGGGAGAATTGA
- the mch gene encoding methenyltetrahydromethanopterin cyclohydrolase: MMGINEMGFEVFEEMLDYGDELQIEVYELENGTVVIDAGVKAQGGIGAGIYLSRLCMSDLADIQLAPCDIGGILLPGVQVATDYPAVSCMASQCAMWQIKADKYFAMGSGPARVLAGKTRDLYEKIGFEEFSDIGVIVLESNKLPDEKVSASIAQKCGIDPADLRIAIAPTDSVAGLVQVSARVVETGLHKLFTMGFDINTIKSGWGRAPISPITGDATNCMGSSNDAIIYGGETYYTLLYEDTEELQRYLKGMPSSASRDWGAPFYQTFKAAGFDFFKVDHNVFAPAKVVMNEIKSRRTFVCGKTDHEVLMESFHLECLDSSV, from the coding sequence TTGATGGGAATCAATGAGATGGGTTTCGAGGTCTTCGAGGAGATGCTCGACTATGGAGATGAGCTGCAAATAGAGGTCTATGAGCTTGAGAATGGCACCGTAGTCATCGATGCAGGAGTGAAGGCTCAGGGCGGAATAGGAGCCGGCATCTACCTTTCCCGCCTGTGCATGAGCGACCTGGCCGACATCCAGCTCGCTCCCTGCGATATAGGCGGAATTCTTCTCCCAGGAGTGCAGGTGGCCACGGACTATCCGGCGGTATCCTGTATGGCCTCCCAGTGCGCCATGTGGCAGATCAAGGCAGACAAGTACTTCGCCATGGGCAGCGGACCGGCAAGGGTTCTGGCGGGAAAGACCAGGGATCTATATGAGAAGATAGGATTCGAGGAGTTCTCTGATATAGGGGTCATCGTCTTGGAGTCGAACAAGCTGCCGGATGAGAAGGTTTCGGCATCGATTGCCCAGAAGTGTGGAATCGATCCCGCTGACCTTAGAATTGCCATTGCCCCCACGGACTCCGTGGCCGGCCTGGTGCAGGTATCAGCGCGGGTGGTGGAGACCGGCCTGCACAAGCTCTTCACCATGGGCTTTGACATAAACACCATCAAGAGCGGCTGGGGAAGAGCGCCCATCTCGCCCATCACCGGAGACGCGACCAATTGCATGGGCTCCTCCAATGATGCCATAATCTATGGCGGAGAGACCTATTACACCCTCCTCTATGAGGATACTGAAGAGCTGCAGAGGTATCTGAAGGGTATGCCTTCCTCTGCATCCCGGGACTGGGGAGCGCCTTTCTACCAGACATTCAAGGCAGCTGGTTTTGATTTCTTCAAGGTGGACCATAACGTCTTTGCACCGGCCAAAGTGGTGATGAATGAGATCAAATCGCGACGGACTTTCGTATGCGGCAAGACCGATCATGAGGTGCTGATGGAGTCGTTCCACCTGGAATGTCTCGATTCGTCGGTCTGA
- a CDS encoding EF-Tu/IF-2/RF-3 family GTPase, with protein MGTPFAAGDDSVLFFRDSLSSSSRSDRSAPHIAGSLLSPYKSSIDGNEKALSCHRKTYYPKDRFRHCMSNLNVAILGAPEYGKELGKKGTVSDLTFYNLKKGENTVTLIEPSRYPERIAPLFYAISMSQKILLIVDQMDPAFGETVLMLDSLGKKDGMVILRNFIDKDRVMPFIKGTVVDSYEFLDDDKNALRESLLALSEKIKTSYDSPTGTMPVDHFFNVRGIGTVVLGSVAEGTLKKHDELMVLPGEKTAQVRSIQKHDEDFDVAGVGERTGIALKGVDVEDLDRGTILTNDKSIKKVSEISAMARIVKYWPSPLKEGMVLHIGHWMQFVPARVQEVLPEADWHRAELKLKLDKMLVFRPGAKAVLTYPEGGKLRVVGTIDLP; from the coding sequence TTGGGTACGCCCTTCGCTGCAGGGGATGATTCAGTACTCTTCTTCCGGGATTCTCTCTCCTCCTCCTCCAGGTCAGACAGATCTGCTCCGCACATCGCTGGATCTCTTCTTTCTCCCTATAAAAGCAGCATAGATGGGAATGAAAAGGCCCTATCCTGCCACCGCAAGACCTATTATCCCAAGGATAGATTCAGGCATTGTATGTCCAATCTCAATGTGGCGATCCTGGGCGCCCCGGAATATGGCAAGGAGCTGGGAAAGAAGGGCACCGTCAGCGATCTTACCTTTTACAATCTGAAGAAAGGGGAGAATACCGTTACCCTCATCGAGCCGAGCAGATATCCGGAGAGGATAGCACCCTTATTCTATGCCATCTCCATGTCCCAGAAGATTCTATTGATTGTGGATCAGATGGATCCCGCCTTTGGGGAGACGGTCCTCATGCTGGACTCTCTGGGCAAGAAAGACGGCATGGTGATACTGAGAAACTTCATAGACAAAGATCGGGTCATGCCCTTCATCAAGGGCACTGTGGTCGATAGCTATGAATTTTTGGATGATGATAAGAATGCCCTTCGCGAGAGCCTCCTGGCCCTTTCTGAAAAGATCAAGACCAGCTACGACTCTCCAACCGGGACCATGCCCGTGGATCACTTCTTCAATGTGCGGGGCATAGGCACTGTGGTCTTGGGATCGGTGGCGGAGGGGACCCTGAAGAAGCATGATGAGCTGATGGTTCTCCCGGGAGAGAAGACCGCCCAGGTCCGCTCCATCCAGAAGCATGATGAGGACTTCGATGTCGCCGGGGTGGGTGAGAGGACTGGGATCGCCCTTAAAGGGGTCGATGTTGAGGACCTGGACCGGGGGACCATCCTCACCAATGACAAATCGATCAAGAAGGTCTCAGAGATCTCAGCCATGGCCCGGATAGTTAAATACTGGCCAAGTCCCCTCAAAGAGGGAATGGTGCTTCACATCGGCCACTGGATGCAATTCGTCCCGGCCAGAGTGCAGGAGGTCTTGCCGGAGGCTGACTGGCATCGAGCAGAGCTGAAACTGAAGCTGGACAAGATGCTCGTCTTCCGGCCGGGAGCAAAGGCAGTTCTGACGTATCCTGAGGGTGGAAAGCTCAGAGTAGTGGGAACGATAGACCTTCCCTGA
- a CDS encoding Rossmann-like domain-containing protein, whose product MTGGELLEETKRRFIQLLKFQGDGVYRRELQSEVVISRPLSVAEAIGDPGRDDFPIIRGREVLMQATFKGVAGQAFTAASGDFQGTLGDVLALPLDENFERAVFIATMNAALRYLGKIEKTVHCRDDGPKRCSSLAVDWLRDQEWEMVGLVGLQPAILEALVKAFGRERVMVSDLAEAGSERCGVRVLDGLNSEEIFEQCQLILITGSTIVNGTIDDLLDRAAEHDRRVVLFGVTIAGAAYLMGLESWCACST is encoded by the coding sequence ATGACCGGCGGAGAATTGTTAGAGGAGACAAAGAGGCGTTTCATTCAGCTGCTCAAGTTCCAGGGCGATGGGGTATATCGCCGGGAGCTGCAAAGCGAGGTGGTCATCAGCCGGCCGCTCAGCGTGGCGGAGGCCATCGGGGATCCGGGAAGGGACGATTTTCCCATAATCAGGGGACGAGAGGTTCTCATGCAGGCCACATTTAAGGGAGTTGCCGGGCAGGCGTTCACTGCTGCTAGTGGGGATTTCCAGGGAACTTTAGGAGATGTTCTGGCCCTGCCCCTGGATGAGAACTTCGAGCGGGCGGTCTTTATTGCCACCATGAATGCTGCTCTCAGATATCTGGGCAAGATCGAGAAGACAGTTCACTGCCGGGATGATGGCCCGAAGAGGTGCTCCTCTTTGGCAGTGGACTGGCTGAGAGATCAGGAATGGGAGATGGTGGGGCTGGTGGGCCTGCAGCCCGCTATTCTGGAGGCTTTGGTCAAGGCCTTCGGCAGAGAAAGGGTGATGGTCTCGGACCTGGCTGAGGCGGGCAGCGAGCGCTGTGGGGTCAGGGTGCTGGACGGCCTGAACTCCGAGGAGATTTTCGAGCAGTGCCAGCTCATTTTGATCACCGGGTCGACCATAGTGAACGGCACCATCGACGACCTCCTGGACCGGGCAGCTGAGCATGATAGGAGGGTGGTGCTCTTCGGAGTGACCATAGCAGGAGCGGCATATCTCATGGGGCTGGAGAGCTGGTGTGCCTGTTCAACCTGA
- the modA gene encoding molybdate ABC transporter substrate-binding protein, translating to MNERMTSMILVAMLLAGTILSVTMAMEASDLGSQTAPNEELVIFCGAGFTGAMSEIAELYENSSNSQVRFNFDGLPALRVQIEEGAYADLLISPDQRYMDPLVDAGFIGEDTVEAFASNKVAVVLPVDNPANITTIRDLATPGTKIVMGIEELPIGDYALQVLDLMAKDPEYGPAFKEAVLANVVSLETRVTGIVSKVAMGEADAGFAFMSDVTPQMRGKIRKISIPEGYNIRGNCSAAVLSQSDNSEAAEAFIDLLISNDAQAILDEYGFISLEGWEENAALPAGDRAAAID from the coding sequence ATGAATGAGAGAATGACTTCAATGATATTGGTGGCGATGTTATTGGCTGGGACGATACTGTCCGTGACCATGGCTATGGAAGCATCGGATCTCGGCTCTCAGACCGCTCCAAACGAGGAGCTGGTAATCTTTTGCGGTGCAGGATTTACCGGAGCTATGAGCGAGATCGCCGAGCTCTATGAGAATAGCAGCAATTCTCAGGTACGATTCAACTTCGATGGCCTTCCCGCCCTCCGGGTTCAGATCGAGGAGGGTGCCTATGCCGATCTTTTGATATCGCCGGATCAGAGGTACATGGATCCATTGGTCGATGCAGGCTTTATTGGGGAGGACACAGTCGAGGCTTTTGCCAGCAATAAGGTGGCAGTGGTCTTACCGGTGGACAATCCTGCCAATATCACCACCATCCGGGACCTGGCCACTCCCGGGACGAAGATCGTGATGGGAATAGAAGAGCTTCCCATAGGGGACTATGCCCTGCAGGTCCTTGACCTTATGGCAAAAGATCCCGAATACGGCCCTGCCTTCAAAGAGGCGGTCCTCGCCAATGTGGTATCTTTAGAGACCAGGGTCACGGGCATAGTCTCCAAGGTCGCCATGGGGGAGGCGGATGCCGGCTTCGCCTTCATGTCCGATGTCACACCTCAGATGAGAGGAAAGATCAGAAAGATTTCCATTCCGGAGGGTTACAATATACGGGGAAACTGCAGCGCTGCTGTGCTCTCGCAATCTGATAATTCTGAGGCTGCAGAGGCATTCATCGATCTATTGATATCAAATGATGCTCAGGCCATATTAGACGAATATGGATTCATTTCCCTGGAGGGCTGGGAAGAGAACGCAGCCTTGCCGGCCGGGGACCGGGCCGCGGCCATCGATTAA
- the trpD gene encoding anthranilate phosphoribosyltransferase, with amino-acid sequence MIHLSYLQKIMEGQDLSLEESEALMDEIFNKASDAMIGAVLVALRRKGESVSEIAGFARKMRESAIRIEPSVSGTLVDTCGTGGDGSNTINVSTAAAIVTAACGVPVAKHGNYAISSKCGSANVLDALGVRISSDPAEVQSLIQEVGIGFMLAPAFHPAMKRVGPVRRDLGIRTVFNILGPLTNPAGAKAQVMGVYDPSLCEKLACVLQILGAKRAMVVNGEGMDEITNTGETRVSELKDGSVKSYTLRPEDLGYPQAESADIAGGMPDENAKRLVEVLKGETSAARDIIVINSGAAVYVSGLVSTMKKGASMAEDAIDSGEALKTLQRMVKASGEPEKLERFL; translated from the coding sequence GTGATTCATTTGAGCTATCTTCAAAAGATCATGGAAGGTCAGGACCTATCCCTGGAGGAGTCTGAGGCCCTGATGGACGAGATATTCAATAAGGCATCCGATGCCATGATCGGAGCAGTTCTGGTAGCATTGCGAAGAAAGGGCGAATCAGTATCCGAGATCGCGGGATTTGCCAGGAAGATGCGAGAGTCCGCCATCCGCATAGAGCCCTCTGTCAGCGGCACGCTGGTCGATACCTGCGGCACAGGAGGAGACGGCTCCAACACCATCAATGTGAGCACCGCAGCCGCCATCGTCACCGCCGCCTGCGGTGTGCCCGTGGCCAAGCACGGCAACTATGCCATCAGCTCAAAGTGCGGCAGCGCCAACGTCCTGGACGCGCTGGGGGTGCGGATTAGCTCCGATCCGGCTGAGGTCCAGTCTCTGATTCAGGAGGTGGGAATAGGATTCATGCTGGCGCCGGCATTCCACCCCGCCATGAAGCGCGTGGGCCCGGTGAGAAGGGATTTAGGAATTCGAACCGTCTTCAATATCCTGGGACCCCTCACCAATCCCGCCGGGGCGAAGGCGCAGGTGATGGGAGTCTACGATCCGAGCCTGTGCGAGAAGCTGGCCTGTGTGCTGCAAATCCTGGGGGCGAAGAGGGCAATGGTGGTCAACGGCGAGGGCATGGACGAGATCACCAACACAGGAGAGACCCGCGTCTCTGAGCTCAAGGACGGATCGGTAAAAAGCTACACCCTCCGTCCTGAGGATTTGGGCTACCCCCAGGCCGAGAGCGCTGATATCGCCGGCGGTATGCCCGATGAGAATGCCAAGAGGTTAGTCGAAGTATTGAAAGGAGAGACCTCAGCAGCCCGGGATATCATCGTCATCAACTCCGGGGCGGCTGTCTATGTATCCGGCCTCGTCTCCACTATGAAGAAGGGAGCGAGCATGGCCGAGGATGCCATCGATTCCGGAGAGGCCTTAAAGACCCTTCAGAGAATGGTTAAGGCAAGTGGAGAGCCTGAGAAGCTGGAGCGCTTCTTATGA
- a CDS encoding phosphoribosylanthranilate isomerase: MTRVKICGIMSGDDLALALQAGADAVGFVVEIKDSRHCISAEEAADLIHKVPVYTKSVAVIHPCDLDDALRLADITRADVLQLHSSLPPSDVADLKSRTGSKLVVAVAADDGGQQAERYERVADAILLDSMVEGRLGGTGRVHDWDKSAGIARSLQVPVILAGGLDPDNVLLAIERVRPYAVDVSSGTETAGRKDPFKVRAFVEKVRRCPATQ, encoded by the coding sequence ATGACCAGGGTCAAGATCTGCGGAATTATGAGCGGTGACGATCTAGCCCTTGCCCTTCAAGCAGGAGCGGATGCCGTGGGATTTGTGGTGGAGATCAAAGACTCCAGGCACTGCATTTCGGCGGAAGAAGCAGCGGATCTGATCCATAAGGTGCCGGTTTACACCAAGAGCGTGGCGGTGATCCATCCCTGTGATTTAGATGATGCGCTGCGACTGGCCGATATAACGCGGGCAGATGTTCTCCAGCTGCATTCGTCGCTGCCGCCTTCAGATGTAGCTGATCTAAAGAGCAGGACTGGCTCCAAGCTGGTGGTTGCTGTGGCCGCAGATGACGGCGGCCAGCAGGCAGAGAGATATGAGAGGGTGGCGGACGCAATACTCTTAGACAGCATGGTCGAAGGAAGGCTGGGCGGTACGGGAAGGGTGCACGACTGGGACAAGAGCGCCGGGATCGCGAGATCGCTCCAGGTGCCGGTGATCCTGGCGGGGGGACTTGATCCGGATAATGTCCTCTTGGCCATAGAGCGGGTGAGGCCCTATGCGGTGGATGTCTCCAGCGGCACAGAGACAGCGGGCAGAAAGGACCCCTTCAAGGTCAGAGCATTTGTAGAGAAGGTGAGAAGATGCCCAGCGACCCAGTAG